From a region of the Sesamum indicum cultivar Zhongzhi No. 13 linkage group LG3, S_indicum_v1.0, whole genome shotgun sequence genome:
- the LOC105159422 gene encoding transcriptional corepressor SEUSS translates to MVPQGPPTPLGGTQPVPPSMLRSNSGLLGGQGGGMPSQNAFPSLVSPRNQFNNLNMLGNVPNVSSLLHQSFVNGGPSSGLSGPSSSQRGLIDGGAESAPISSVGNGMGFNTPSSSYISSSITANPNSSGQVQGQQQFSNPSGSQMLTDQQQAQQLDPQNFQHNQQQLQQFSVPSTSQQQQQVQQQQQFQAMRPGLGGMGPVKLEPQTSNEQAPQQMQALRSLGSVKLEPQQLQSMRSLGPVKIEPQHSDQSLFLHQQQQQQQQQQQQQQQQQQQQQQQQQQLLLSRQSSQAAAAAQILHQQRLMQIQHQQQQQLLKAMPQQRSPLQPQFQPQSLPIRSPVKPVYEPGMCARRLTHYMYQQQHRPEDNNIEFWRKFVAEYFAPNAKKKWCVSMYGSGRQTTGVFPQDVWHCEICNRKPGRGFEATVEVLPRLFKIKYESGTLEELLYVDMPREYQNPSGQIVLDYAKAIQESVFEQLRVVRDGQLRIVFSPDLKICSWEFCARRHEELIPRRLLIPQVSQLGTAAQKYQAATQNTSPSVSVSELQSNCNMFVASARQLAKALEVPLVNDLGYTKRYVRCLQISEVVNSMKDLIDYSRETGAGPMESLAKFPRRPNPSPAFQGQPQQPEGQLQQQQPQQTTGQNSNNDNSAQAAAAQMASTTGVNNTVNSVPTTSSTSTIVGLLHQNSMNSRQQNPISSTNSPYGGNSVQMPSPGSSSTMPQTQPPPSPFQSPTPSSSNNPPPTSHGSLSGTHVNSVNSPNISMQQPTHSGDADANDSQSSVQKIIHDMMMSSQLGGGGMMGMGTIGGEGKNVNGMLSTSSNAGMNGGNILVGTGVANSNNPGSGVSGFGSMSNGLGQSAMVNGIRAALGNNSMAMNARVGMLIAREQGMNSQQQDMGSQLLSGLGAVNGFNNLQFDWKGSP, encoded by the exons ATGGTGCCACAAGGGCCTCCCACGCCGCTTGGTGGAACCCAGCCGGTTCCCCCATCTATGTTGAGATCGAATTCTGGTTTGTTGGGTGGACAAGGGGGTGGAATGCCTTCACAGAATGCGTTTCCATCTTTGGTGTCGCCGCGCAATCAGTTTAATAACTTGAACATGCTCGGGAATGTTCCCAATGTTTCATCTTTGCTCCACCAGTCATTTGTGAATGGGGGCCCTAGTTCTGGTCTCTCTGGTCCCAGTAGCTCCCAGCGGGGGCTCATTGATGGCGGCGCAGAGTCAGCTCCAATTTCTAGTGTTGGAAATGGAATGGGTTTCAATACTCCATCCTCTTCTTATATCTCTTCATCTATTACAGCAAACCCAAATTCATCTGGTCAAGTTCAAGGGCAACAGCAATTCTCAAACCCTTCAGGCAGCCAGATGTTGACGGACCAGCAACAAGCTCAACAGCTTGATCCACAGAATTTTCAACATAATCAGCAGCAGTTGCAGCAGTTTTCTGTTCCCAGCACTTCCCAACAACAGCAGCAagtgcagcagcagcagcaatttCAAGCAATGAGACCTGGTTTAGGAGGTATGGGACCTGTCAAGCTGGAGCCACAAACTAGCAATGAGCAGGCACCACAACAAATGCAAGCTTTGAGGAGTCTTGGTTCTGTAAAATTGGAACCACAGCAACTACAGAGTATGAGAAGCTTGGGTCCTGTTAAAATTGAACCCCAGCATTCAGACCAATCTTTGTTTTTGCATCAGCAACAAcagcagcaacaacaacagcagcagcagcaacagcaacaacaacaacaacaacaacaacagcagcagcagctccTCTTGTCCAGGCAATCCTCTCAGGCAGCTGCAGCTGCACAGATATTGCATCAACAAAGGCTTATGCAAATTCaacatcagcagcagcagcagctttTGAAAGCTATGCCTCAACAAAGATCCCCGCTACAACCACAGTTTCAACCACAGAGTTTACCTATTAGGTCCCCTGTGAAACCAGTCTATGAGCCTGGGATGTGTGCCCGGAGGCTGACGCATTACATGTATCAGCAACAACACAGACCTGAA GATAACAACATTGAATTCTGGAGAAAATTTGTAGCTGAATATTTTGCACCCAATGCGAAGAAAAAATGGTGTGTTTCAATGTATGGAAGTGGTCGCCAAACTACTGGAGTTTTCCCTCAG GATGTTTGGCACTGTGAAATTTGCAACCGCAAGCCTGGCCGTGGATTTG AGGCAACTGTTGAGGTCCTTCCGAGActcttcaaaataaaatatgaaagtgGAACTTTAGAAGAATTACTCTATGTTGATATGCCCCGGGAGTATCAAAATCCCTCTGGGCAAATTGTTCTTGACTACGCAAAAGCGATACAAGAGAGTGTCTTTGAGCAACTTCGCGTTGTTCGCGATGGTCAGCTTCGAATTGTCTTCTCTCCTGATCTCAAG ATATGCTCGTGGGAGTTTTGTGCTCGACGTCATGAGGAGCTTATTCCTAGAAGACTGCTGATTCCTCAG GTTAGTCAACTTGGCACCGCTGCCCAAAAATACCAGGCTGCCACCCAGAATACGTCTCCCAGTGTCTCTGTTTCCGAGCTACAAAGCAACTGCAATAT GTTTGTTGCCTCTGCTCGACAGCTGGCCAAGGCCTTGGAAGTTCCATTAGTAAATGATTTGGGATATACGAAGAGATATGTGCGGTGCCTGCAG ATATCAGAAGTGGTGAATAGCATGAAAGATCTTATTGATTACAGCCGTGAAACTGGTGCAGGTCCTATGG AGAGCCTGGccaagtttcctcgaagacCAAATCCTTCACCTGCATTTCAAGGTCAACCTCAACAACCTGAGGGTCAGCTACAACAGCAGCAGCCGCAGCAAACAACAGGTCAGAACTCAAACAATGATAATTCTGCCCAGGCTGCAGCTGCACAAATGGCTTCTACAACAGGTGTTAATAACACTGTGAACTCAGTGCCCACAACTTCATCTACTAGCACCATTGTTGGGCTTCTTCATCAGAACTCAATGAACTCTCGGCAGCAAAACCCAATATCCAGTACAAACAGCCCTTATGGAGGTAATAGTGTTCAGATGCCATCTCCCGGTTCTTCAAGCACCATGCCGCAGACTCAGCCCCCTCCATCCCCTTTCCAGTCCCCGACACCGTCCTCATCTAATAATCCACCGCCAacatcacatggtagtttatCAGGAACCCATGTAAACTCGGTGAATTCACCAAATATTTCAATGCAGCAACCCACACATTCTGGTGATGCGGATGCAAATGATTCACAAAGCTCTGTTCAGAAAATTATACATGATATGATGATGTCTTCTCAACTTGGTGGGGGCGGCATGATGGGAATGGGGACAATTGGTGGTGAGGGGAAAAATGTTAATGGGATGTTGTCAACAAGCAGCAATGCTGGTATGAATGGTGGCAATATTCTTGTCGGGACTGGAGTGGCGAACAGTAACAACCCAGGCAGTGGTGTTTCAGGCTTTGGGAGTATGAGCAACGGGCTTGGGCAATCTGCCATGGTAAATGGTATTCGAGCAGCACTTGGGAATAACTCCATGGCCATGAATGCGAGAGTAGGTATGCTAATCGCACGAGAGCAGGGCATGAACTCACAGCAGCAGGATATGGGTAGCCAACTGCTTAGCGGTCTTGGAGCAGTTAATGGCTTTAATAACCTTCAATTTGATTGGAAGGGATCTCCATGA